From Klebsiella electrica, the proteins below share one genomic window:
- a CDS encoding YnfU family zinc-binding protein, which yields MSFFDNAMKRLSSTSETTVTCPECGHKSRQPVNKIKHGAALLCPRCKSMFIVTK from the coding sequence ATGTCATTCTTCGACAACGCAATGAAGCGCTTGAGTTCCACCTCTGAGACCACGGTAACCTGTCCGGAATGCGGGCATAAGTCACGGCAGCCTGTTAACAAAATAAAGCATGGCGCGGCATTATTGTGTCCGCGCTGCAAGTCGATGTTTATCGTCACTAAATAA
- the ymcF gene encoding cold shock small protein YmcF, whose product MTEYIHFRCPCCHGSQYRTSHYDVTEKNPFGAKCIFCKTSMVTFDNIAPYISSGTATMTCQK is encoded by the coding sequence ATGACTGAATACATTCATTTCAGATGCCCGTGTTGTCATGGGTCACAATACAGAACATCGCATTACGATGTGACGGAAAAAAATCCCTTTGGCGCAAAATGTATCTTTTGTAAAACATCAATGGTTACATTTGATAATATTGCTCCTTACATTTCCAGCGGCACGGCGACAATGACGTGTCAGAAATAA
- a CDS encoding YnaM/YnfT family protein: MTVFIYLGIIGSVAALALFSLSLLWIAVSNNPDNTDI, from the coding sequence ATGACAGTATTCATTTATCTCGGAATTATCGGTTCCGTCGCCGCGCTGGCTTTATTTTCTCTGTCCCTGCTGTGGATTGCCGTTTCAAATAATCCGGATAACACAGATATATAA
- a CDS encoding citrate synthase → MGTKPLILSLDGQEAIPLNTVSGTLGHLGIDLRALANSGMCSFDPGFSNTAGCESAISYIDTENSVLLHRGYPVDQLARQCEFLEVAYIMLHGEAPDEESYQAFREKITRHTLVHEQMSKMCSGFRRDSHPMALMCAMVGALAAFYHDVLDVENPEHRALAATRLLSKMPTLAAMSYKFSIEQPSVYPRNDLSYAGNFLHMLFAIPAEKYQVNPVIEQALNQIMVLHADHGQCASTTTVRAAGSSGANLFACVAAGLASMWGPMHGGANEASMQMLGDIESVEQVPAFISKVKRDPLAFRRLGFGNSRYKYLDPRAAILRETCHKVLAELGMSDRLLQVAMALEEVALHDPYFVENGLSPSVDFYTAVILKAMGLPSSMFVVMTAVGRTLGWVAHWNEMHESPLKIYRPRQIYTGEAARDYVSRRGIK, encoded by the coding sequence ATGGGAACGAAACCGTTAATACTTTCTTTGGATGGACAAGAGGCCATCCCTCTGAATACGGTGTCCGGGACGCTGGGTCACCTCGGTATTGATCTCCGCGCGCTCGCGAATTCAGGAATGTGCAGTTTTGATCCGGGCTTCAGCAATACCGCCGGGTGTGAGTCGGCCATTTCCTATATCGATACTGAGAATAGCGTCCTGCTGCACCGTGGCTACCCGGTGGATCAGCTTGCCAGGCAGTGTGAATTTCTGGAAGTGGCGTACATTATGCTGCACGGAGAGGCGCCCGATGAGGAGAGCTATCAGGCCTTCCGGGAAAAAATTACCCGCCACACCCTGGTGCATGAGCAGATGTCGAAAATGTGCAGCGGATTTCGTCGCGACTCCCATCCGATGGCGCTGATGTGTGCCATGGTGGGCGCGCTGGCCGCTTTCTATCACGATGTGCTGGACGTCGAAAATCCCGAGCATCGTGCGCTGGCCGCCACCCGCTTGCTTTCCAAAATGCCGACGCTTGCGGCGATGAGCTATAAGTTTTCCATCGAGCAACCCTCGGTCTACCCGAGAAATGACCTCTCTTACGCCGGGAATTTCCTGCATATGCTGTTTGCGATTCCTGCGGAAAAGTACCAGGTGAACCCGGTTATCGAACAGGCGTTGAACCAGATTATGGTGCTCCATGCCGATCACGGGCAGTGCGCGTCGACCACCACGGTACGAGCGGCCGGCTCCTCCGGAGCGAATCTCTTCGCCTGCGTGGCGGCCGGTCTGGCGTCGATGTGGGGGCCAATGCACGGCGGCGCCAACGAGGCCAGTATGCAAATGCTGGGGGATATTGAGAGCGTCGAACAGGTCCCGGCGTTTATCAGCAAGGTAAAAAGGGATCCCCTGGCTTTCCGTCGGCTGGGCTTTGGCAACTCGCGCTACAAATATCTCGATCCCCGGGCGGCCATTCTGCGCGAAACCTGCCATAAAGTGCTGGCGGAGCTGGGCATGTCGGATCGGCTGCTTCAGGTGGCAATGGCTCTGGAAGAGGTGGCGCTCCACGATCCTTACTTTGTTGAGAATGGACTTTCGCCGAGCGTTGATTTCTATACCGCCGTGATCCTGAAGGCGATGGGACTCCCTTCGTCGATGTTTGTCGTCATGACCGCGGTGGGACGCACGCTGGGTTGGGTCGCGCACTGGAACGAAATGCACGAGTCGCCGCTGAAGATTTACCGCCCACGGCAGATTTACACCGGAGAAGCGGCGCGGGATTACGTTTCGCGTCGCGGGATAAAATAA
- a CDS encoding DUF1304 domain-containing protein, giving the protein MLANTLIFIVAAIHIYILILEMFLWESKTGRKAFSLSANFARETRVMAANQGLYNGFLAAGLLWGLWSAQSGFEFKAFFLICVIIAGLFGAATASRKILYVQALPATVALIALYVS; this is encoded by the coding sequence GTGTTAGCCAATACGCTTATTTTTATCGTCGCCGCCATCCATATCTACATTCTGATCCTGGAAATGTTTTTGTGGGAGAGTAAGACCGGACGCAAAGCATTCAGCCTCAGTGCAAACTTTGCCCGCGAGACCCGGGTGATGGCAGCCAATCAGGGCCTGTATAACGGTTTTCTGGCCGCCGGTTTGCTGTGGGGACTCTGGAGTGCGCAGAGCGGGTTTGAGTTTAAAGCGTTCTTTCTGATCTGCGTGATCATTGCCGGACTGTTCGGCGCCGCAACCGCCAGTCGGAAAATACTGTATGTGCAGGCTCTCCCGGCAACGGTGGCGCTGATAGCGCTGTACGTCAGCTAG
- a CDS encoding MFS transporter: MTLRSLQALCLTSFFIADVRDGLGPFLGIFLTQHHWQPDDIGLLMTAGGMAGLLATLPAGFITDASQNKRLMLALLCVIITGSTLLLWFSQGNGVVALSQIVSGICAAFVGPLITGITLGLTGQNGFSAQMGKNEAFNHAGNFATALIAGGIAWRWGIGGIFILMACTMLLTLVALLAIRRGDIDNQAARGLELTDTPQIPDFSVLTKNTALLITGLTLLLFHLANAALLPMLSMRIASAPGAINPGLYAAATVIISQAVMIPVAIWTAGRIDKYGYWRLIMLALLIMPVRAALAASTAAPLMMVPVQILDGLAAGVLGVVVPSFIVALLRGSGHVNAGQSVVMLMQGAGAAMSPALTGMIAGHYSFAAAFSVLSVIALAALIIWWRNAPTLCTSIVTPTRSYD; this comes from the coding sequence ATGACTCTGCGTTCATTACAGGCATTGTGTCTGACGAGTTTTTTTATTGCCGATGTTCGTGACGGACTGGGACCTTTTCTCGGCATTTTTCTGACCCAGCATCACTGGCAACCGGATGATATCGGTTTACTGATGACCGCCGGCGGCATGGCAGGATTGCTGGCGACGCTGCCCGCAGGGTTCATCACCGACGCTTCGCAGAACAAGCGTCTGATGCTGGCGCTGCTCTGCGTCATCATTACCGGGAGCACACTTTTGCTCTGGTTCAGTCAGGGAAACGGCGTTGTCGCACTCTCGCAAATCGTCAGCGGCATATGCGCGGCTTTTGTCGGCCCGCTTATCACCGGCATTACGCTGGGTCTGACGGGGCAAAACGGCTTCAGTGCACAGATGGGCAAAAATGAGGCCTTCAACCACGCGGGAAATTTCGCCACGGCATTGATTGCCGGAGGGATCGCCTGGCGCTGGGGGATTGGCGGTATTTTCATCTTAATGGCCTGTACGATGTTATTAACCCTTGTTGCCTTGCTGGCTATACGCCGCGGCGATATCGATAACCAGGCGGCGCGAGGGCTGGAGTTGACGGATACCCCACAGATCCCCGACTTCTCGGTACTGACCAAAAACACCGCGCTGTTGATTACCGGATTGACGCTGCTGCTGTTTCATCTGGCGAATGCGGCGCTGCTGCCGATGCTCAGCATGCGAATTGCCTCCGCTCCCGGCGCCATCAACCCCGGGCTGTACGCTGCGGCCACGGTGATTATTTCTCAGGCGGTCATGATCCCGGTGGCAATCTGGACCGCCGGACGAATCGATAAATATGGATACTGGCGATTGATTATGCTGGCTCTGCTGATTATGCCGGTCCGCGCGGCGCTGGCGGCAAGCACTGCGGCACCGTTGATGATGGTGCCGGTACAAATACTGGATGGCTTAGCGGCCGGTGTGCTGGGCGTGGTGGTGCCGAGTTTCATTGTGGCGCTGCTGCGCGGAAGCGGGCACGTCAATGCCGGCCAGAGCGTGGTGATGCTGATGCAGGGAGCTGGCGCGGCCATGAGCCCGGCGCTGACAGGGATGATTGCCGGTCATTACTCGTTTGCCGCGGCCTTCAGCGTCCTGAGCGTTATCGCCCTGGCGGCGCTGATTATCTGGTGGCGTAATGCGCCGACGCTCTGCACATCGATAGTCACGCCCACCCGGTCATACGATTGA
- the lldD gene encoding FMN-dependent L-lactate dehydrogenase LldD — MIVSAPADYREAARHRLPRFLFDYIDGGAVAENTMHANSTELASIALRQRVLCGVGDPTLTTNILGTSWAMPVALGPVGATGMYARRGEVKAARAATDAGIPYTLSTVSVCPIEEVAQHASGELWSQLYVLKDRGYMRNALERSWAAGMKTLVFTVDMPIPGSRYRDNRSGMSGPRATLRQYLQACTHPRWAIDVGLAGRPLSFGNIEAYTGHKMTMDDYMGFISNNFDPSIAWHDLEWIRDSWKGKLIIKGILDPEDAKNAVRLGADGIVVSNHGGRQLDGAIPTARALPRVVDAIGDDLTVLVDSGVRSGVDVIRMLALGAKGVLLGRSYIYALATAGEAGVAHLLRLYAEDMKVTMTLTGAASPADIRADCLDRLEKEMAQLARTHSGQ, encoded by the coding sequence ATGATCGTTTCAGCACCCGCCGATTATCGTGAGGCCGCCCGTCATCGTCTTCCTCGATTTCTGTTTGATTATATTGACGGCGGCGCGGTAGCAGAAAATACCATGCACGCGAACTCAACTGAACTCGCCTCAATTGCGCTGCGTCAGCGGGTGCTTTGCGGTGTTGGCGACCCGACGCTGACGACGAATATCCTTGGAACGTCATGGGCAATGCCGGTCGCGCTGGGCCCTGTCGGAGCCACTGGCATGTACGCACGGCGCGGTGAAGTCAAAGCGGCGCGCGCCGCAACCGACGCTGGCATCCCGTATACTCTTTCCACGGTATCGGTATGCCCGATTGAAGAAGTTGCACAGCATGCCTCCGGTGAACTCTGGTCACAGCTGTACGTACTTAAAGATCGCGGTTACATGCGCAATGCCCTCGAACGCTCGTGGGCCGCAGGGATGAAAACGTTGGTTTTCACCGTCGATATGCCCATCCCCGGCTCGCGCTATCGCGATAATCGCTCGGGGATGTCCGGACCGCGCGCCACCCTGAGACAATACCTGCAGGCCTGTACCCATCCCCGCTGGGCCATAGACGTTGGGCTGGCTGGCAGACCCCTGTCGTTTGGCAACATTGAAGCCTACACCGGACACAAGATGACGATGGACGACTATATGGGGTTTATAAGCAATAACTTCGACCCCTCCATTGCATGGCACGATCTGGAGTGGATACGCGACAGCTGGAAAGGGAAGTTGATTATCAAGGGCATCCTTGACCCTGAGGATGCAAAGAATGCCGTCCGTCTGGGCGCTGATGGCATCGTGGTTTCTAACCACGGGGGCCGGCAGCTTGATGGCGCAATCCCAACGGCCAGGGCGCTGCCCCGGGTGGTGGATGCCATCGGCGATGACCTCACGGTTCTGGTCGATTCCGGGGTGCGTTCCGGGGTGGACGTTATCCGGATGCTTGCCCTTGGCGCGAAAGGGGTACTGCTGGGACGTTCATATATTTATGCGCTGGCGACGGCAGGAGAAGCTGGCGTTGCACACCTGCTGCGCCTGTATGCTGAAGATATGAAGGTGACGATGACTCTGACAGGCGCAGCATCACCGGCGGATATTCGCGCTGACTGCCTCGACCGTTTAGAGAAAGAGATGGCGCAGCTAGCCAGGACGCATTCCGGACAATAA
- a CDS encoding MFS transporter, producing the protein MNSTMQEPMPVASLLALAMAAFITILTEALPAGLLPQMAQGLAVSEAWVGQTVTVYAIGSLVAAIPLTAATQGVRRRPLLLAAIAGFAIANLVTTLSASYALTIVARFLAGVSAGLLWALLAGYAARMVPDAQKGRAIAIAMVGTPLALSLGVPAGTLLGNLLGWRMCFAIMSLMALMLMVWVRLRVPDFAGQPAGKRFSLRQVFSLPGIRPVLFVVLAFVLAHNILYTYIAPFLMRAGMAERTDVVLLVFGMTSLFSIWVVGVLIDRYLRALTLASTVLFGLAAWLLGIAGGDPIAVYAAVVMWGVAFGGAATLFQTALARSAGEAADMAQSMLVTAWNAAIACGGTVGGLLLESLGVEAFSPALLVLLLATLLVAWSARRHGFPASAA; encoded by the coding sequence ATGAATTCGACGATGCAGGAACCTATGCCCGTCGCATCGCTGCTGGCGCTTGCGATGGCGGCTTTCATTACCATTCTGACCGAAGCGCTGCCGGCTGGCCTGTTGCCCCAAATGGCGCAAGGCCTGGCCGTCAGTGAAGCATGGGTCGGCCAGACGGTCACTGTCTATGCCATCGGCTCTCTGGTGGCCGCCATTCCGCTGACCGCCGCCACTCAAGGCGTCCGTCGCCGGCCGTTGCTGCTGGCCGCCATCGCGGGTTTCGCTATCGCCAACCTGGTGACGACGCTCTCCGCCAGCTATGCGCTGACCATAGTGGCACGTTTCCTGGCAGGCGTGTCGGCGGGGCTACTATGGGCGCTGCTGGCGGGCTATGCGGCGCGGATGGTGCCTGACGCTCAGAAGGGCCGCGCCATCGCTATCGCGATGGTGGGTACACCGCTGGCGCTGTCGCTGGGCGTACCTGCCGGTACTTTGCTCGGCAATTTGCTGGGATGGCGCATGTGCTTTGCCATCATGAGCCTGATGGCGCTAATGCTGATGGTCTGGGTGAGACTGAGAGTGCCGGACTTTGCGGGGCAGCCCGCGGGCAAACGTTTCTCGTTGCGCCAGGTGTTCAGCCTGCCGGGGATTCGCCCGGTGTTGTTCGTCGTGCTGGCCTTCGTTCTTGCGCATAACATCCTTTATACCTACATTGCGCCATTTCTGATGAGGGCGGGAATGGCGGAGCGCACCGATGTGGTGCTGCTGGTTTTTGGCATGACCTCGCTATTCAGCATCTGGGTTGTCGGCGTGCTGATCGACCGGTACCTGCGCGCGCTGACCCTGGCAAGCACGGTCTTATTCGGCCTGGCGGCATGGCTGCTGGGGATAGCGGGCGGCGATCCCATCGCGGTCTACGCGGCGGTAGTGATGTGGGGTGTGGCTTTCGGCGGGGCGGCGACCTTGTTTCAGACCGCGCTGGCGAGAAGTGCGGGCGAGGCTGCCGATATGGCGCAGTCCATGCTGGTTACCGCCTGGAATGCGGCGATTGCCTGCGGCGGGACTGTTGGCGGCTTGCTGTTAGAGAGTCTCGGCGTAGAGGCATTCTCTCCTGCGCTGCTGGTGCTGTTGCTGGCTACGCTCCTGGTGGCGTGGTCTGCCAGGCGTCACGGTTTCCCCGCTTCAGCGGCATGA
- a CDS encoding serine hydrolase domain-containing protein, which produces MSVPALSLHAGVPLAHLSARIQAAVQKALDERRLVGAVVLVARDGVLLHRQAAGWADSESRRAMTTDAIFRLASVSKTIVSTAALVLVAQGRLNLDDALERWLPEFRPRLADGQPARIAVWQLLSHTAGLGYRFFETDTRGPYARAGVSDGMDMSGISLAENLRRIASVPLLYEPGTSWGYSLATDVLGALIERVYGEPLDIAVHQLVTGPLAMADTGFIARDAQRVATAYVNDEPQPHPLAEGEIVSPFDGVVGIRYSPQRIFNPQAFPSGGAGMAGTAEDFMRLLEALRQGQGAILPNELIAEMARERTTNMALPNVPGFGFGLGFSVLRDPTLAASPESEGTWRWGGAYGHSWFVDRAQGLSVVAFTNTLYEGMSGRFVTDLRDAVYGAPGAER; this is translated from the coding sequence ATGTCTGTTCCCGCCTTGTCTCTGCACGCAGGCGTCCCGCTTGCACATCTGTCCGCCCGCATTCAGGCCGCTGTTCAGAAGGCGCTGGATGAACGCCGTCTGGTCGGCGCCGTGGTCCTGGTCGCCCGCGACGGCGTGCTTCTTCACCGCCAGGCCGCTGGCTGGGCCGACAGCGAAAGCCGTCGGGCAATGACCACGGATGCTATCTTCCGTCTGGCATCGGTGAGCAAGACCATCGTCTCAACGGCGGCGCTGGTGCTGGTGGCTCAAGGTCGGCTCAATCTGGATGACGCTCTCGAACGCTGGTTGCCCGAGTTCAGACCACGGTTAGCCGACGGCCAGCCTGCGCGGATCGCCGTATGGCAATTGCTGAGCCACACCGCAGGGCTGGGCTATCGCTTCTTCGAGACGGATACCCGGGGGCCCTATGCGCGGGCCGGCGTGTCGGACGGTATGGATATGTCCGGTATTAGCCTTGCGGAGAACCTGCGCCGTATCGCCAGCGTGCCGTTGCTGTACGAGCCAGGTACGAGCTGGGGCTATTCACTGGCAACCGATGTGCTGGGGGCCTTGATCGAACGGGTGTATGGCGAACCGCTTGATATCGCCGTACATCAGCTCGTGACCGGCCCGTTGGCCATGGCGGATACCGGCTTTATCGCGCGGGATGCGCAGCGCGTAGCGACCGCTTACGTGAACGATGAACCTCAGCCGCACCCGCTGGCGGAAGGGGAAATCGTTTCGCCCTTCGACGGGGTGGTCGGTATTCGCTACAGTCCTCAGCGCATCTTCAATCCGCAGGCATTTCCTTCGGGCGGCGCGGGCATGGCGGGAACGGCCGAAGACTTTATGCGCCTGCTGGAAGCCCTGCGTCAGGGGCAGGGGGCGATTTTGCCCAACGAACTGATTGCGGAAATGGCGCGCGAGCGGACAACGAATATGGCGCTGCCCAATGTACCGGGCTTCGGCTTTGGGCTGGGATTTTCGGTTCTGCGCGATCCGACTCTGGCCGCCTCACCTGAATCAGAAGGCACCTGGCGTTGGGGAGGCGCCTATGGCCACTCATGGTTCGTGGATCGCGCGCAGGGGCTTAGCGTCGTCGCTTTCACCAACACCCTGTATGAAGGCATGTCGGGGCGCTTCGTCACCGATCTGCGCGATGCGGTCTACGGCGCTCCGGGGGCTGAGCGATGA
- a CDS encoding LysR family transcriptional regulator, whose protein sequence is MDNLNGFVVFVRVAETRSFVAASRLLGVSASAIGKSVARLEEKLGVRLFHRSTRSITLTAEGTLFLERSRRILAEIEAAEMELSQATAAPRGRLRISLPLVSSLVLPVLGEFMREYPAIELDLDFTDRLVEVIEEGFDVVVRTGDPTDSRLSARKLGTFRSMLVASPDYLARRGIPEVPADLLEHTCLHYRFPNSGKLEPWALRQAPGEADLQLPTSMICNNIETRVCFALQGLGIACLPEFSIREPLADGRLRTILADRVERTGVFYVLWPASRHPSPKIRAMVDFLCARVFPSSESR, encoded by the coding sequence GTGGACAACCTGAATGGCTTCGTCGTGTTCGTCCGGGTCGCCGAGACACGCAGCTTCGTCGCGGCCAGTCGGCTGCTGGGCGTGTCGGCATCCGCCATCGGCAAAAGCGTGGCGAGGCTGGAAGAGAAGCTTGGCGTGCGCCTGTTTCACCGCAGCACGCGCAGCATCACCCTGACGGCCGAGGGAACGCTGTTCCTGGAGCGCAGCCGACGTATCCTTGCCGAGATCGAAGCCGCGGAAATGGAGTTGTCGCAGGCGACGGCCGCGCCGCGGGGCCGGTTACGGATCAGCCTGCCCCTGGTCAGCTCGCTGGTGTTACCGGTGCTTGGCGAGTTCATGCGCGAATACCCGGCCATTGAGCTGGATCTGGACTTCACCGATCGGCTGGTCGAGGTGATCGAAGAGGGGTTCGACGTGGTGGTCAGAACGGGAGATCCGACGGACTCGCGCCTGTCCGCGCGGAAGCTGGGCACCTTCCGCTCGATGCTGGTCGCCTCGCCCGATTATCTGGCGCGACGAGGTATACCCGAAGTGCCCGCCGATCTGCTAGAGCACACCTGCCTGCACTACCGCTTTCCCAACAGCGGCAAGCTGGAGCCGTGGGCGCTGCGGCAAGCGCCGGGAGAAGCCGATCTGCAGCTCCCCACCTCAATGATCTGCAACAATATTGAGACGCGGGTGTGCTTTGCGCTTCAGGGCCTGGGAATCGCCTGTCTGCCGGAATTCTCGATCAGAGAACCGCTGGCAGATGGACGGTTGCGCACCATTCTGGCCGATCGCGTGGAGCGTACTGGCGTCTTCTACGTGCTCTGGCCCGCCAGCAGGCATCCCTCGCCTAAAATTCGGGCGATGGTCGATTTCCTCTGTGCGCGGGTATTTCCGTCATCTGAAAGCAGATAA
- the tnpC gene encoding IS66 family transposase, with the protein MNNTLPDDIEQLKALLIAQQAVIVRLSGEITGYAREIDSLRALVAKLQRMLFGRSSEKNREKIEKKIAQAEKRITELQNRLGEAQSQLTSMAGDTGSKTSDTPARKALPVTLPRDRRVISPAETECPVCSGKLKPLGESISEQLDIINTAFRVIETVRPKLACSRCDCIVQAPLPPKPIERSYASPALLARIIMAKFAEHLPLYRQSEIYARQGVELSRNTMGRWVDIMGEQLRPLYDELNHYVLMPGKVHADDTPVSVLEPGQGKTRTGRLWVYVRDDRNAGSTMPAAVWFSYSPDRKGIHPQQHLADYSGILQADAYAGYNALYESGRVTEAACMAHARRKLHDVHVRHPTAVTAEALNRIGALYAIESEIRGSPAEERLTARKARSVPLMQSLYDWIQQQMGTLSRYSDTAKAFAYLLKQWDALNEYCRNGWVEIDNNLCENALRVVALGRRNYMFFGSDSGDDSAAVMYSLLGSCKLNGIEPEAWLHHVISVINTWPANRVKDLLPWNVTLSVN; encoded by the coding sequence ATGAACAACACACTCCCCGACGACATCGAGCAACTGAAGGCCCTGCTGATCGCACAGCAGGCGGTTATCGTCCGTCTGTCCGGTGAAATAACCGGCTATGCCCGCGAGATCGACTCACTCAGGGCGCTGGTCGCTAAACTGCAGAGAATGTTGTTCGGCCGCAGCAGCGAGAAAAACCGCGAGAAGATAGAAAAGAAGATCGCGCAGGCAGAAAAGCGCATAACCGAGCTCCAGAACAGGCTTGGCGAGGCGCAGTCGCAACTCACCTCAATGGCCGGAGATACGGGATCAAAAACATCAGACACTCCCGCCCGCAAAGCGCTTCCGGTAACACTCCCCCGTGACAGGCGGGTTATCTCCCCGGCAGAAACCGAATGCCCGGTCTGCAGCGGCAAACTAAAACCGCTGGGGGAAAGCATCTCTGAACAGCTGGATATCATCAACACTGCGTTCAGGGTAATCGAAACGGTCCGCCCAAAACTGGCCTGCAGTCGGTGCGACTGCATCGTGCAGGCACCACTGCCACCAAAACCCATCGAGCGCAGTTACGCCAGTCCGGCTCTGCTGGCACGCATTATCATGGCGAAGTTCGCTGAACACCTGCCGCTGTATCGTCAGTCGGAAATCTACGCCCGGCAGGGCGTGGAGCTGAGCCGCAATACGATGGGGCGCTGGGTTGACATTATGGGAGAACAACTTCGTCCGCTGTATGATGAACTGAACCACTATGTGCTGATGCCGGGTAAAGTGCATGCAGACGACACGCCGGTGAGTGTACTGGAGCCTGGTCAGGGTAAAACCCGTACCGGGCGGCTGTGGGTCTATGTTCGTGACGATCGTAACGCCGGCTCAACCATGCCGGCTGCCGTGTGGTTCTCCTACTCTCCCGACCGCAAAGGTATCCATCCACAGCAACATCTGGCGGACTACAGTGGTATCCTGCAGGCCGATGCCTACGCGGGTTACAACGCTCTTTATGAAAGCGGGCGGGTAACCGAAGCGGCCTGTATGGCACATGCCCGACGCAAGCTCCACGATGTTCACGTTCGCCATCCAACGGCGGTAACAGCAGAGGCGCTGAACCGTATCGGGGCGCTGTACGCCATCGAATCGGAGATCCGCGGTAGTCCGGCAGAAGAGCGACTGACAGCCAGGAAAGCCAGAAGTGTTCCGCTGATGCAGTCGCTGTACGACTGGATACAACAGCAGATGGGCACGCTGTCGCGTTACTCAGATACGGCGAAAGCGTTCGCATACCTGCTGAAACAATGGGATGCACTGAACGAATACTGCCGCAATGGCTGGGTGGAGATCGACAATAATCTGTGCGAAAACGCACTTCGAGTGGTGGCGCTGGGACGGCGTAACTACATGTTCTTCGGCTCTGATAGTGGTGATGACAGTGCGGCAGTGATGTACAGCCTGCTCGGAAGCTGCAAACTCAACGGCATCGAGCCGGAGGCCTGGCTGCACCACGTGATCAGTGTCATCAATACCTGGCCTGCCAACCGCGTGAAAGATCTGTTGCCCTGGAACGTCACCCTCTCTGTAAACTAA
- the tnpB gene encoding IS66 family insertion sequence element accessory protein TnpB (TnpB, as the term is used for proteins encoded by IS66 family insertion elements, is considered an accessory protein, since TnpC, encoded by a neighboring gene, is a DDE family transposase.), whose amino-acid sequence MITLPTGTRIWIIAGVTDMRCGFNGLASKVQNTLKDDPFSGHIFVFRGRSGKMVKILWADRDGLCLFAKRLEQGRFVWPVTRDGKVHLTPAQLSMLLEGIAWQHPKRTERPGIRI is encoded by the coding sequence ATGATAACTCTGCCAACCGGTACCAGAATCTGGATCATCGCTGGCGTCACAGATATGCGTTGTGGCTTCAACGGGCTGGCTTCGAAGGTGCAGAATACGCTGAAAGATGACCCGTTCTCCGGGCATATCTTCGTCTTCCGGGGCCGCAGTGGCAAAATGGTGAAAATACTGTGGGCCGATCGTGACGGGTTGTGCCTGTTCGCCAAACGCCTCGAGCAGGGCCGCTTCGTGTGGCCGGTGACCCGCGACGGGAAAGTGCATCTGACACCCGCCCAGTTGTCCATGCTTCTGGAGGGGATCGCGTGGCAACATCCAAAACGGACGGAACGGCCTGGTATACGGATATAA
- the tnpA gene encoding IS66-like element accessory protein TnpA — translation MNSQTTKDIPCFRSYLPDALRLRFEDKLTIRAIAQRLGLSHSTIHTLFQRFIASGIAWPLPDSVSFAQLDAILYANRKNESTRPEISEEKWRKERRASYSREFKVSLAKQALQPGAVVARIAREHDINDNLLFKWKSQYEDGLLSDDDIQECMPVPVALTDTPEPIRPVTNPFWRNKPDECPECDPENVPRCELHLKSGVVKLFDPLTPELLRALIREMKGGAR, via the coding sequence ATGAATTCCCAGACAACAAAAGATATTCCCTGCTTCCGTTCTTATTTGCCTGATGCCCTGCGTTTAAGATTTGAAGATAAACTGACCATCCGGGCCATCGCTCAGCGCCTCGGTCTCAGTCATTCCACAATACATACGCTTTTTCAGCGCTTTATTGCATCCGGTATCGCATGGCCATTGCCCGATTCAGTCTCATTCGCTCAGCTTGACGCCATCCTTTATGCCAACAGAAAAAATGAATCCACTCGCCCTGAAATCAGCGAGGAAAAATGGCGAAAAGAACGGCGAGCCAGCTACAGCCGTGAATTTAAGGTCAGTCTGGCTAAGCAGGCATTACAACCCGGTGCTGTTGTTGCCCGGATCGCCAGAGAGCACGATATCAATGATAACCTGCTGTTTAAATGGAAAAGCCAGTACGAGGACGGCTTACTGAGCGATGATGATATACAGGAATGCATGCCTGTCCCGGTGGCACTGACTGATACGCCAGAGCCGATCAGACCAGTTACAAATCCCTTCTGGCGTAACAAGCCTGATGAGTGCCCTGAGTGCGATCCCGAAAACGTCCCACGGTGCGAGCTGCATCTTAAATCAGGTGTGGTAAAACTGTTTGACCCTCTCACTCCGGAACTGTTACGGGCGCTAATCCGCGAAATGAAAGGCGGTGCCCGATGA